In a genomic window of Quercus lobata isolate SW786 chromosome 4, ValleyOak3.0 Primary Assembly, whole genome shotgun sequence:
- the LOC115984447 gene encoding uncharacterized protein LOC115984447, protein MDIPLVLGFLDEDKARTIQPYDDALVVTLRIGGYDVRRVMVDQGSAANIMYPDLYKGLGLKPEHLTAYSSPLVSFEGRMVIPKGQIRLPVQAVTDVVEVDFIVVDVFSPYMTIMGRPWLHTLGAVSFTLHQKVKYPSGGQVLEIVGSQAAARHCLVAAIQHRLEAETSATANNGL, encoded by the coding sequence ATGGACATCCcattggttttgggttttttagaTGAAGACAAAGCAAGAACCATACAGCCATATGACGATGCTCTGGTGGTCACACTGAGAATTGGCGGGTATGATGTGAGAAGGGTAATGGTTGACCAGGGCAGCGCTGCTAATATAATGTACCCTGACTTATataaggggctaggtttgaagccTGAGCACTTGACAGCTTACAGTTCAcctttggtgagttttgagggaagaATGGTCATCCCAAAAGGTCAGATCAGGCTACCTGTGCAGGCCGTtacggatgtggtggaggtggacttcatcgTTGTAGATGTTTTCTCTCCATACATGACCATTATGGGCCGACCTTGGCTCCATACCCTAGGGGCAGTCTCCTTTACCCTACACCAGAAGGTAAAGTACCCATCCGGAGGCCAAGTTTTGGAAATAGTAGGAAGTCAGGCTGCAGCTCGGCATTGCCTGGTAGCGGCTATCCAACACCGGCTAGAGGCGGAGACCTCAGCTACCGCCAATAATGGTTTATAG